One window from the genome of Sesamum indicum cultivar Zhongzhi No. 13 linkage group LG15, S_indicum_v1.0, whole genome shotgun sequence encodes:
- the LOC105178084 gene encoding basic transcription factor 3 has protein sequence MNVEKLRKMAGSVRTGGKGTMRRKKKAVHKTTTTDDKRLQSTLKRIGVNAIPAIEEVNIFKEDVVIQFINPKVQASIAANTWVVSGSPQNKKLQDILPQIIHQLGPDNLENLKKLAEQFQKQAPAAGNGSAFSATEAPDDDDEVPDLVAGETFEAAAEEGHPHAS, from the exons ATGAATGTAGAAAAACTAAGGAAGATGGCTGGCTCAGTCCGCACCGGAGGGAAGGGTACAATGAGAAG AAAGAAGAAGGCTGTACACAAGACAACCACGACAGATGACAAAAGGCTTCAAAGCACCTTGAAAAGAATAGGAGTGAATGCTATACCTGCAATTGAAGAAGTCAATATTTTCAAGGAGGATGTAGTCATCCAGTTCATTAATCCTAAAG TCCAAGCATCCATTGCAGCTAACACTTGGGTCGTCAGTGGTTCTCCTCAGAACAAGA AATTGCAAGACATTCTTCCTCAAATTATTCACCAATTGG GTCCAGATAACTTGGAGAACTTGAAGAAATTGGCTGAACAGTTCCAGAAGCAGGCGCCTGCAGCTGGTAATGGTTCTGCATTCAGTGCTACTGAGGCAccagatgatgatgatgaggtgCCGGACCTTGTAGCTGGTGAGACATTCGAAGCTGCTGCGGAGGAGGGTCACCCCCACGCTTCTTAA